TTCCTGCTCCCGACGCCTCTGATGCTCCCGTTCAAGATCATTGGAGAGGTGTCCCGCACGCTGGCGCTGGCTGTACGACTGTTTGGAAACATTATGAGCGGTACAAAGATTGTGGCGATTCTGATGGCCGTGGCTCCTCTCATTTTCCCGATCTTGATGCACGCGCTTGGCCTCTTGACGGGAGTGATCCAGGCCTACATCTTCGCGGTGCTGGCAATGGTTTATATTGCCTCTGCCAGCCGAGCCCGAGAGGAGGAACGTGAGGAAGAACTGTTGAATCAGCACAGCAAGCTAGAAGAGGACGAACAGAAACCAACTCGAGCACAAGACGGAGTGAGTGATCATGGATAATCTAGGATTGGTTGGGATGATCTCAATCTTTACAGCCGGCTTAACGATTGGCCTGGGCGCGATAGGTCCCGCGCTTGGAGAAGGACGAGCGGTGGCGTCGGCACTCTCGGCGCTGGCACAGCAACCCGATGAAAGCAATACGATCACGCGAACCCTGTTTGTGGGACTTGCAATGATTGAATCTACTGCTATTTATTGCTTTGTTGTGTCGATGATTTTGATTTTTGCGAACCCATTCTGGGACTACTTCACGCAACAGACGGCGGGGGGCTAATCCGTGCTGATCGATTGCCTCTGGATTATTGCTCAGGCATCCGGTGGGGTTGGAGAGAATGCGGGCTCGGGCGGTGTCCTAATTCACGGATTCACCGTGGTCGCTCAGGTCGTGAACTTTCTTATCCTGGTGGTGTTGTTGCGACACTTCCTTTACGGACGGATCATCGAGGCGATGGATCTGCGTAAGCAGCAGATCGCCTCACGCTGGGATGAGGCGGGGAAACGCCAACAGGCGGCCAAGGAGGAGA
This Tautonia rosea DNA region includes the following protein-coding sequences:
- a CDS encoding F0F1 ATP synthase subunit C; the encoded protein is MDNLGLVGMISIFTAGLTIGLGAIGPALGEGRAVASALSALAQQPDESNTITRTLFVGLAMIESTAIYCFVVSMILIFANPFWDYFTQQTAGG